Proteins from one Impatiens glandulifera chromosome 2, dImpGla2.1, whole genome shotgun sequence genomic window:
- the LOC124927334 gene encoding uncharacterized protein LOC124927334, translating into MENNNQKNMPWMSIPQFGDWEQNGVVPDYSMDFSKVREMRKLNKRDPSRASLGNEEEFFSSNTQTKNATQIDPPPYYHHHQTRSPTTMRGIFSCFNCFFSKRSR; encoded by the exons ATGGAAAATAACAATCAG AAGAATATGCCATGGATGTCAATTCCACAATTTGGGGATTGGGAACAAAATGGAGTAGTACCAGATTACTCTATGGATTTCTCAAAAGTAAGGGAAATGAGGAAATTGAATAAGAGGGATCCTTCAAGAGCCAGCTTGGGGAATGAAGAAGAATTTTTTTCTTCCAACACACAGACTAAGAATGCAACCCAAATCGATCCTCCTCcttattatcatcatcatcagacTCGCTCACCGACC ACGATGAGGGGCATCTTTAGCTGTTTCAACTGTTTCTTCAGTAAGAGATCGCGATAA
- the LOC124927053 gene encoding uncharacterized protein LOC124927053, with amino-acid sequence MACGLRLKVFTPTNPTYEDRFTGICNPNPSPIIRLPGRRTLASVSLQSANTSHFTSTIESSPSPVLQLPQWNPTQHHIVILNAIACAVAISATWLFCSAIPNLLAFKRSAESMEKLLDMTRDELPETMEAIRLSSMEISDLTMELSDLGQEITQGVKSSTRVIHLAEEKLQMLTNTRLPDSKKDMNITTAKRVKEAILKGRSIFQAISAMARFSKVAFFKFGKSASKP; translated from the exons ATGGCTTGCGGCCTGAGACTGAAGGTTTTTACTCCCACGAATCCAACTTACGAAGATAGGTTCACCGGAATATGCAACCCTAATCCATCTCCGATTATCCGGCTTCCCGGACGGCGAACCCTAGCTTCTGTATCCCTACAATCTGCTAATACCTCCCACTTCACTTCTACAATTGAATCTTCCCCTTCTCCTGTTCTTCAATTACCTCAATGGAACCCAACGCAACATCACATCGTAATACTCAACGCAATTGCTTGTGCG GTGGCCATTTCTGCAACTTGGCTCTTTTGTTCTGCTATTCCAAATCTTTTG GCTTTCAAGAGATCAGCTGAATCAATGGAGAAGCTGTTAGATATGACAAGGGATGAACTTCCTGAAACAATGGAAGCTATCCGGTTGTCTAGTATGGAGATCAGTGACTTAACCATGGAGCTCAGTGATCTTGG GCAGGAGATTACTCAAGGTGTTAAGAGTTCCACAAGAGTGATTCATTTGGCTGAGGAAAAGTTGCAAATGCTAACAAACACGAGGCTGCCAG ATTCAAAGAAGGATATGAACATCACAACTGCAAAGAGAGTCAAAGAAGCGATTTTGAAAGGTCGATCTATCTTTCAAGCCATCTCTGCAATGGCCAGATTTTCTAAGGTTGCCTTCTTTAAATTTGGGAAATCTGCATCAAAACCCTAA